In Streptomyces dangxiongensis, one DNA window encodes the following:
- a CDS encoding class III extradiol dioxygenase subunit B-like domain-containing protein encodes MLVAAAVCPCPPLLVPEVAAGAAPELDTARAACADALGVLAAARPDLLLVVGPAEQDGAGRYSQGAQGTFRGFGVDVDVHLGSTAPDAVVPARELPPSLAVAAWLLERTGWADAPVEGLAVDASLAPERCAEAGRELGARAGRVALLVMGDASACRTLKAPGYLDERAAPFDAEVGRALGAADLAGLRALDPGLARELKASGRAPWQVLAAAAEDAGLSGALLYEDAPYGVGYLVATWS; translated from the coding sequence ATGCTTGTCGCCGCCGCCGTCTGCCCCTGCCCGCCGCTGCTCGTGCCCGAGGTCGCCGCGGGTGCCGCACCCGAACTGGACACCGCGCGCGCGGCCTGCGCGGACGCGCTCGGCGTGCTCGCCGCCGCCCGCCCCGATCTGCTGCTGGTCGTCGGCCCCGCCGAACAGGACGGGGCCGGCCGGTACTCCCAGGGAGCCCAGGGAACCTTCCGCGGTTTCGGGGTCGACGTGGACGTACACCTGGGTTCCACCGCCCCGGACGCCGTCGTTCCCGCTCGTGAGCTGCCGCCCTCGCTGGCCGTCGCCGCCTGGCTGCTGGAGCGGACCGGCTGGGCCGACGCCCCCGTCGAGGGACTCGCGGTCGACGCCTCGCTCGCGCCCGAGCGGTGTGCCGAGGCCGGCAGGGAGCTGGGGGCCCGCGCCGGGCGGGTGGCGCTGCTGGTGATGGGAGACGCGAGCGCCTGCCGCACGCTCAAGGCGCCGGGATATCTGGACGAGCGGGCGGCGCCCTTCGACGCCGAGGTGGGACGGGCGCTGGGAGCGGCGGACCTGGCGGGCCTGCGGGCACTCGACCCCGGGCTGGCCCGCGAACTGAAGGCGTCCGGCCGCGCGCCCTGGCAGGTGCTGGCCGCCGCGGCCGAGGACGCCGGCCTGTCCGGTGCACTGCTGTACGAGGACGCCCCGTACGGCGTGGGCTACCTGGTCGCGACCTGGTCCTGA
- the dapF gene encoding diaminopimelate epimerase, whose translation MSTRIAFLKGHGTENDFVIVPDPENAVGLPPAAVAALCDRRAGIGGDGVLHVVRAAAHPEGRSMAAEAEWFMDYRNGDGSVAEMCGNGVRVFARYLQHAGHVAEGDLAVATRGGVKSVHIAKDGDVTVGMGRARLPEGDVTVTVGERSWPARNVNMGNPHAVAFVADLAHAGHLFTPPPVGPADAYPGGVNVEFVVDLGPRHVAMRVHERGSGETRSCGTGACAVAVAAARRDGADPAVTGTPATYTVDVPGGRLVITERPDGEIEMTGPAVIVAEGEIDGDWLENAAR comes from the coding sequence ATGAGCACACGGATCGCCTTCCTCAAGGGGCACGGCACCGAGAACGACTTCGTGATCGTGCCGGACCCCGAGAACGCCGTCGGACTGCCGCCTGCCGCTGTCGCCGCCCTGTGCGACCGCCGGGCCGGTATCGGTGGCGACGGCGTGCTGCACGTCGTGCGGGCCGCGGCCCACCCGGAGGGCAGGTCGATGGCCGCCGAGGCCGAGTGGTTCATGGACTACCGCAACGGCGACGGCTCGGTCGCCGAGATGTGCGGCAACGGCGTGCGTGTGTTCGCGCGCTACCTCCAGCACGCGGGGCACGTGGCCGAGGGAGACCTCGCGGTCGCCACGCGAGGGGGCGTCAAGTCCGTCCACATCGCCAAGGACGGTGACGTCACCGTCGGCATGGGCCGCGCCCGCCTCCCCGAGGGAGACGTCACGGTGACCGTCGGCGAGCGTAGCTGGCCCGCGCGCAACGTGAACATGGGCAACCCGCACGCCGTCGCCTTCGTGGCCGACCTCGCGCACGCCGGCCACCTGTTCACCCCGCCGCCGGTCGGCCCGGCGGACGCCTACCCGGGCGGCGTGAACGTCGAGTTCGTCGTCGACCTCGGCCCCCGGCACGTCGCGATGCGCGTGCACGAGCGCGGCTCCGGCGAGACCCGTTCGTGCGGCACGGGCGCGTGCGCCGTCGCCGTGGCCGCCGCCCGGCGTGACGGCGCCGATCCGGCTGTCACCGGCACCCCGGCGACGTACACCGTCGACGTGCCCGGCGGTCGCCTGGTCATCACCGAGCGGCCCGACGGCGAGATCGAGATGACCGGCCCCGCCGTGATCGTCGCCGAAGGCGAGATCGACGGCGACTGGCTGGAAAACGCCGCTCGCTGA
- a CDS encoding antitoxin: protein MGLMDNMKARLGPAKDKVSDLARQHGDKVQHGIDKAAKVVDERTKGKYSDQIQAGTGKAKGAMDRLAHKDGPETSASATQPMPPAQPMPPSRPEGRPPVS from the coding sequence ATGGGTTTGATGGACAACATGAAGGCCAGGCTGGGACCGGCGAAGGACAAGGTGTCGGACCTCGCGCGGCAGCACGGGGACAAGGTCCAGCACGGGATCGACAAGGCCGCGAAGGTCGTCGACGAGCGGACCAAGGGCAAGTACAGCGACCAGATCCAGGCCGGTACGGGCAAGGCCAAGGGGGCGATGGACCGCCTCGCCCACAAGGACGGCCCCGAGACGTCGGCGTCGGCCACCCAGCCGATGCCGCCCGCCCAGCCGATGCCGCCCAGCCGGCCGGAGGGCCGACCGCCGGTTTCCTGA
- a CDS encoding RelA/SpoT family protein translates to MSAEATNPATPGPAAPAAPTATAGRRKSRPRIDLRRLGWAALLGPAARDRLPDAIGHVVEAHRAHHPDADLDPLRRAYVLAESSHRGQMRKSGEPYITHPLAVTLILAELGAETTTLTASLLHDTVEDTEVTLEQVREQFGEEVRYLVDGVTKLEKVDYGAAAEPETFRKMLVATGNDVRVMSIKLADRLHNMRTLGVMRPEKQARIAKITRDVLIPLAERLGVQALKTELEDLVFAILHPEEYEHTRKLIAGNTARPGDPLAEVADEARGVLREAGIPAEVLIRPRHFVSVHRVARKRGRLRGADFGRLLVLVNEDADCYGVLGELHTCMTPVVSEFKDFIAVPKFNLYQSLHTAVARPDRQVVEVLIRTHQMHKVAEAGVVALGNPYAPGSDTPGTDAPADGERADPTRPGWLSRLLDWQQAAPDPDTFWSTLREDLAQDREITVFRPDGGTLGLPEGATCVDAAYAQYGEDAHACIGARVNGRLATLSTVLGDGDTVQPLMGQDPASEPSREWLEHAHTPAARIAIQRWLAAHPGGGTGHEGARASGTGPAGSTARAGTAAARPADGARATRPRRADVLVDRPGAAVRLAGCCTPVPPDEITGFAVRGGVVTVHRGGCAAVAHMKSRGRAEIGVRWGDTTECRVTLVAESFGRPHLLADLTEAIAVEGAEIVSATVEPPTQQRVRHTYTLELPDAARLPALMRAMRDVPGVYDVSRAQHQAPAS, encoded by the coding sequence ATGAGTGCGGAGGCCACGAACCCTGCGACCCCTGGCCCGGCAGCGCCCGCGGCGCCCACAGCCACGGCGGGCCGCAGGAAGTCCCGGCCCCGGATCGACCTGCGCCGGCTCGGCTGGGCCGCGCTGCTCGGGCCCGCCGCCCGCGACAGGCTGCCCGACGCCATCGGCCACGTCGTCGAGGCCCACCGCGCCCACCACCCGGACGCGGACCTCGACCCCCTGCGCCGTGCCTACGTCCTCGCCGAGTCCTCCCACCGCGGCCAGATGCGCAAGAGCGGTGAGCCGTACATCACCCACCCGCTCGCGGTGACCCTGATCCTCGCCGAACTGGGCGCGGAGACCACCACGCTGACGGCCTCCCTGCTCCACGACACCGTCGAGGACACCGAGGTGACGCTCGAGCAGGTGCGGGAACAGTTCGGCGAGGAGGTGCGTTATCTGGTCGACGGCGTCACGAAGCTGGAGAAGGTCGACTACGGAGCCGCCGCCGAGCCGGAGACCTTCCGCAAGATGCTCGTCGCCACCGGCAACGACGTGCGCGTCATGTCGATCAAACTCGCCGACCGCCTGCACAACATGCGCACCCTCGGTGTGATGCGCCCCGAGAAACAGGCGCGGATCGCCAAGATCACCCGTGACGTCCTCATCCCGCTCGCCGAACGCCTCGGCGTGCAGGCCCTGAAGACCGAACTGGAGGATCTGGTCTTCGCCATTCTCCACCCCGAGGAGTACGAGCACACCAGGAAGCTCATCGCCGGGAACACCGCCCGCCCCGGCGACCCCCTCGCCGAGGTCGCCGACGAGGCCCGCGGTGTGCTGCGCGAGGCCGGCATCCCCGCCGAAGTCCTCATCCGCCCCCGGCACTTCGTCTCCGTGCACCGCGTGGCCCGCAAGCGCGGGCGGCTGCGCGGCGCCGACTTCGGCCGGCTGCTGGTGCTGGTGAACGAGGACGCCGACTGTTACGGCGTCCTCGGCGAACTGCACACCTGCATGACGCCGGTCGTCTCGGAGTTCAAGGACTTCATCGCCGTACCGAAGTTCAACCTGTACCAGTCGCTGCACACCGCGGTCGCCCGGCCGGACCGCCAGGTCGTCGAGGTCCTCATCCGCACCCACCAGATGCACAAGGTCGCCGAGGCCGGCGTCGTCGCGCTCGGCAACCCGTACGCCCCGGGCAGCGACACCCCGGGCACAGACGCCCCCGCCGACGGCGAACGCGCCGACCCCACCCGCCCGGGCTGGCTGTCCCGGCTGCTCGACTGGCAGCAGGCCGCCCCCGACCCGGACACCTTCTGGTCCACCCTGCGCGAGGACCTCGCCCAGGACCGGGAAATCACCGTGTTCCGGCCCGACGGCGGCACCCTCGGCCTGCCCGAGGGCGCCACCTGTGTCGACGCCGCGTACGCGCAGTACGGCGAGGACGCGCACGCCTGCATCGGCGCCCGGGTCAACGGCCGCCTGGCCACGCTCAGCACGGTCCTGGGCGACGGTGACACCGTCCAGCCCCTCATGGGCCAGGACCCGGCCTCCGAGCCCTCGCGCGAGTGGCTGGAGCACGCCCACACCCCGGCCGCCCGCATCGCCATCCAGCGCTGGCTCGCCGCGCACCCCGGCGGCGGCACCGGTCACGAGGGGGCGCGCGCCAGCGGTACCGGGCCCGCCGGAAGCACCGCACGCGCCGGGACCGCCGCCGCCCGCCCCGCGGACGGCGCCCGCGCCACGCGTCCCCGGCGCGCCGACGTCCTCGTGGACCGGCCCGGCGCCGCCGTACGGCTCGCCGGATGCTGTACGCCGGTGCCGCCCGACGAGATCACCGGCTTCGCCGTCCGCGGGGGAGTGGTGACCGTGCACCGCGGGGGGTGCGCGGCGGTGGCGCACATGAAGAGCCGGGGGCGCGCGGAGATCGGTGTGCGCTGGGGGGACACCACCGAGTGCAGGGTCACGCTGGTCGCCGAATCGTTCGGCCGGCCCCACCTGCTCGCCGACCTCACCGAGGCGATCGCCGTGGAGGGCGCCGAGATCGTCTCCGCCACCGTGGAACCCCCCACCCAGCAGCGGGTTCGCCACACCTACACCCTCGAGCTGCCCGACGCTGCCCGCCTCCCGGCCCTGATGCGCGCCATGCGGGACGTACCGGGCGTGTACGACGTCAGCCGCGCCCAGCACCAGGCACCGGCCTCCTGA
- a CDS encoding LacI family DNA-binding transcriptional regulator — MGRRRPDTPTLEEVAAHAGVGRGTVSRVVNNAAGVKDSTRQAVQRAIAELGYVPNLAARSLAGRGADAVALVMTEPDWRLFAEPFFSEIVRSLGDALADTGMQLLLTLVRSDAERRRFLEYARGGRVDGVLLMSVHAGDPLPDMLAEARLPTVLLGRRSGDEHVSYVDADNTGGARNAVSHLLGTGRRTIATITGPLDMYVAQCRLRGYREALAQAGLDAERSLIAEGDFTEESGRRAMARLIERHPDIDAVLAASDTTAAGALKALRGAGRRVPQDVAVIGFDDFPLAERTEPRLTTVRQPLAEIGRAMVRLLLEEMEEAAESSIAWRHVVLRTELVLRESA, encoded by the coding sequence ATGGGCAGGCGGCGCCCGGACACGCCGACGCTGGAGGAGGTGGCCGCCCACGCCGGGGTGGGGCGGGGCACGGTCTCCCGCGTCGTCAACAACGCGGCGGGGGTGAAGGACTCGACCCGCCAGGCCGTGCAGCGGGCCATCGCGGAACTGGGGTACGTGCCCAATCTCGCGGCCCGGTCCCTGGCCGGGCGGGGGGCCGACGCCGTCGCGCTCGTCATGACGGAACCGGACTGGCGGCTGTTCGCGGAGCCGTTCTTCTCCGAGATCGTCCGCTCGCTCGGTGACGCCCTGGCCGACACCGGGATGCAGTTGCTGCTGACCCTGGTGCGCTCGGACGCCGAGCGGCGGCGCTTCCTGGAGTACGCCCGTGGCGGCCGGGTCGACGGGGTGCTGCTGATGTCCGTGCACGCCGGCGATCCGCTGCCGGACATGCTCGCCGAGGCCCGGCTGCCGACGGTCCTGCTGGGCCGCCGCTCGGGCGACGAGCACGTCAGCTACGTCGACGCCGACAACACCGGCGGGGCCCGCAACGCGGTCTCCCACCTGCTGGGGACGGGCCGGCGGACGATCGCGACGATCACGGGCCCGCTCGACATGTACGTCGCCCAGTGCCGGCTGCGCGGCTACCGCGAGGCCCTGGCGCAGGCGGGCCTGGACGCCGAGCGGTCCTTGATCGCCGAGGGCGACTTCACCGAGGAGAGCGGCCGTCGCGCCATGGCCCGGCTGATCGAGCGGCACCCGGACATCGACGCTGTCCTCGCCGCGTCGGACACCACGGCCGCCGGTGCCCTCAAGGCACTGCGCGGGGCGGGCCGCCGGGTGCCGCAGGACGTCGCCGTCATCGGCTTCGACGACTTCCCGCTGGCCGAGCGGACCGAGCCGCGGCTGACCACGGTGCGGCAGCCGCTGGCGGAGATCGGGCGGGCCATGGTCCGGCTTCTGCTGGAGGAGATGGAGGAGGCGGCGGAGTCGTCCATAGCCTGGCGGCACGTCGTCCTCCGTACGGAACTGGTGCTGCGCGAGTCGGCCTGA
- a CDS encoding M1 family metallopeptidase: MLLTPRHRSRPRISRHRKAALLACAVSVCLVAAAAPPEPLGVGDRLYPYLGNPGYDVASYDISLTYAGTNDKPLQAVTTIDARTTADLDRVNLDFAHGTVRSVEVDGRPARFTSAGEDLVVTPRTPLTEGSRTRITVRHTSDPAPAKDQDGGWVRTVDGLAMANQADAAHLVFPGNDHPSDKAMFTFRITAPDGCTAVANGLPTGAYRVGRTTTWTYRTLHPMATELAQVSIGRSAVVHRAGPHGLPLRDVVPAADHKALEPWLARTPDQIAWMESKVGRYPFETYGVLMAQAATGFELETQTLSLFEKDLFTKPAYPEWYIESVMVHELSHQWFGDSVTPRTWSDVWLNEGHATWYEELYAEETAHRPMKDRMKAAYGAADRWRESGGPPARPKPPAPGQKIGIFRPSVYDGAALALYALRQEIGRPAFERLERLWVQEHRDATATTADFVRLASAVAGRDLRGFLDAWLYGEKTPPMPGHPDWRPTAKTGPAEPRARR; encoded by the coding sequence ATGCTGCTCACCCCGCGCCACCGGTCCCGGCCCCGGATCTCCCGACACCGCAAGGCGGCCCTGCTCGCCTGCGCCGTCTCCGTCTGCCTCGTCGCCGCCGCGGCCCCGCCCGAGCCCCTGGGCGTCGGCGACCGCCTCTACCCGTACCTGGGCAACCCGGGCTACGACGTGGCCTCGTACGACATCTCCCTCACCTACGCGGGCACCAACGACAAGCCGCTCCAGGCCGTCACCACCATCGACGCCCGGACCACCGCCGACCTGGACCGCGTCAACCTCGACTTCGCCCACGGCACCGTGCGGTCGGTCGAGGTCGACGGGCGTCCCGCCCGCTTCACCAGTGCCGGCGAGGACCTGGTCGTGACACCGCGGACCCCCCTGACCGAGGGCAGCCGGACCCGGATCACCGTGCGGCACACCAGCGACCCCGCCCCCGCCAAGGACCAGGACGGCGGCTGGGTGCGCACCGTGGACGGCCTCGCCATGGCCAACCAGGCCGACGCCGCCCACCTGGTCTTCCCGGGCAACGACCACCCGTCCGACAAGGCGATGTTCACCTTCCGGATCACCGCCCCCGACGGCTGCACCGCCGTCGCCAACGGCCTGCCCACCGGCGCGTACCGGGTCGGCCGCACCACCACCTGGACCTACCGCACCCTGCACCCCATGGCCACCGAACTCGCCCAGGTGTCCATCGGCCGCTCCGCCGTGGTGCACCGCGCGGGACCGCACGGGCTGCCCCTGCGGGACGTCGTGCCCGCCGCCGACCACAAGGCCCTCGAGCCCTGGCTCGCCAGGACGCCCGACCAGATCGCCTGGATGGAGAGCAAGGTCGGCCGCTACCCGTTCGAGACCTACGGCGTACTCATGGCACAGGCCGCCACCGGCTTCGAACTGGAGACACAGACCCTGTCACTGTTCGAGAAGGACCTGTTCACCAAGCCCGCCTACCCCGAGTGGTACATCGAGTCGGTGATGGTGCACGAGCTGTCCCACCAGTGGTTCGGCGACAGCGTCACCCCGCGCACCTGGTCCGACGTGTGGCTGAACGAGGGGCACGCCACCTGGTACGAGGAGCTGTACGCCGAGGAGACGGCGCACCGGCCCATGAAGGACCGGATGAAGGCCGCCTACGGCGCCGCCGACCGCTGGCGCGAGTCCGGCGGCCCGCCCGCCCGGCCCAAGCCGCCCGCCCCCGGCCAGAAGATCGGCATCTTCCGGCCCAGCGTCTACGACGGCGCCGCACTCGCGCTCTACGCGCTGCGGCAGGAGATCGGCCGGCCGGCCTTCGAGCGGCTGGAGCGGCTGTGGGTCCAGGAACACCGGGACGCCACCGCCACCACCGCCGACTTCGTCCGGCTGGCCTCGGCCGTCGCCGGCCGCGACCTGCGGGGGTTCCTCGATGCCTGGCTGTACGGCGAGAAGACCCCGCCGATGCCCGGCCACCCCGACTGGAGGCCGACGGCCAAGACCGGGCCCGCCGAGCCGCGCGCCAGGCGATAA
- the miaB gene encoding tRNA (N6-isopentenyl adenosine(37)-C2)-methylthiotransferase MiaB gives MTSSSDRSPAVDVHAPKSYEIRTYGCQMNVHDSERLSGLLEDAGYVRAPEGSDGDADVVVFNTCAVRENADNRLYGNLGRLAPRKASRPGMQIAVGGCLAQKDRDTIVKKAPWVDVVFGTHNIGKLPVLLERARVQEEAQVEIAESLEAFPSTLPTRRESAYAAWVSISVGCNNTCTFCIVPALRGKEKDRRPGDILAEVEALVAEGVSEITLLGQNVNAYGSDIGDREAFSKLLRACGDIEGLERVRFTSPHPRDFTDDVIAAMAETPNVMPQLHMPLQSGSDTVLKAMRRSYRQERYLGIIEKVRAAIPHAAITTDIIVGFPGETEEDFEDTLHVVREARFAQAFTFQYSKRPGTPAATMEDQIPKEVVQARYERLVALQEEISWEENKKQVGRTLELMVAEGEGRKDGATHRLSGRAPDNRLVHFTKPEQAVRPGDVVTVEITYAAPHHLLAEGSALAVRRTRAGDAWEKRNAAEAAKPAGVMLGLPKIGIPAPMPAATTGCGCD, from the coding sequence ATGACCAGCAGCAGCGACCGGAGCCCCGCAGTGGACGTTCACGCACCCAAGAGCTACGAGATCCGCACCTATGGGTGCCAGATGAACGTCCACGACTCGGAGCGGTTGTCCGGACTGCTCGAGGACGCCGGGTACGTACGGGCGCCCGAAGGGTCGGACGGGGACGCGGACGTCGTCGTCTTCAACACCTGCGCGGTCCGCGAGAACGCCGACAACCGGCTCTACGGCAACCTCGGCCGGCTCGCGCCGAGGAAGGCCTCCCGCCCCGGCATGCAGATCGCGGTCGGCGGCTGCCTGGCGCAGAAGGACCGCGACACCATCGTGAAGAAGGCGCCCTGGGTGGACGTCGTCTTCGGCACGCACAACATCGGCAAGCTGCCCGTCCTGCTGGAGCGCGCCCGCGTCCAGGAGGAGGCGCAGGTCGAGATCGCCGAGTCGCTGGAGGCGTTCCCGTCCACGCTGCCGACCCGCCGCGAGAGCGCGTACGCGGCCTGGGTGTCGATCTCCGTCGGCTGCAACAACACCTGCACCTTCTGCATCGTCCCGGCGCTGCGCGGCAAGGAGAAGGACCGGCGGCCCGGCGACATCCTCGCCGAGGTCGAGGCGCTGGTCGCCGAGGGTGTCTCCGAGATCACGCTGCTCGGCCAGAACGTCAACGCCTACGGCTCCGACATCGGTGACCGCGAGGCCTTCAGCAAGCTGCTGCGCGCCTGCGGCGACATCGAGGGACTGGAGCGCGTCCGCTTCACCTCCCCGCACCCCCGCGACTTCACCGACGACGTGATCGCCGCGATGGCTGAGACGCCGAACGTGATGCCGCAGCTGCACATGCCGTTGCAGTCCGGCTCGGACACGGTCCTGAAGGCGATGCGCCGCTCGTACCGCCAGGAGCGCTACCTGGGGATCATCGAGAAGGTGCGGGCCGCGATCCCGCACGCCGCGATCACCACCGACATCATCGTGGGCTTCCCCGGCGAGACCGAGGAGGACTTCGAGGACACGCTCCACGTCGTCCGCGAGGCCCGGTTCGCGCAGGCCTTCACCTTCCAGTACTCCAAGCGGCCCGGCACCCCCGCCGCGACCATGGAGGACCAGATCCCCAAGGAGGTCGTCCAGGCGCGCTACGAGCGGCTGGTCGCCCTCCAGGAGGAGATCTCCTGGGAGGAGAACAAGAAGCAGGTCGGCCGCACGCTGGAGCTGATGGTCGCCGAGGGCGAGGGCCGCAAGGACGGTGCCACGCACCGCCTCTCCGGCCGCGCCCCCGACAACCGCCTCGTCCACTTCACCAAGCCCGAGCAGGCGGTGCGCCCGGGCGACGTCGTCACCGTCGAGATCACGTACGCCGCCCCGCACCACCTCCTCGCCGAGGGGTCCGCCCTCGCCGTCCGCCGCACCCGCGCGGGTGACGCCTGGGAGAAGCGCAACGCCGCGGAGGCCGCCAAGCCGGCGGGTGTCATGCTCGGCCTCCCGAAGATCGGCATCCCGGCCCCGATGCCGGCCGCGACGACGGGCTGCGGCTGCGACTGA
- the miaA gene encoding tRNA (adenosine(37)-N6)-dimethylallyltransferase MiaA, translating to MSSASLAPRVIAVVGPTAAGKSDLGVFLAQRLGGEVVNADSMQLYRGMDIGTAKLTPQERGGVPHHLLDIWDVTVAASVAEYQKLARARIDALLAEGRWPVLVGGSGLYVRGAVDNLEFPGTDPEVRARLEEELTLRGPGALHARLAAADPDAARAILPGNGRRIVRALEVIEITGRPFTANLPRHDSVYDTVQIGVDVARPELDDRIARRVDRMWEAGLVDEVRALQARGLREGRTASRALGYQQVLAALAGECTEAEARAETVRATKRFARRQDSWFRRDPRVHWLSGALADRGELPQQALALVERPVTA from the coding sequence GTGAGCAGCGCATCCCTCGCCCCCCGCGTCATCGCCGTCGTCGGACCGACCGCGGCCGGAAAATCCGATCTCGGTGTCTTCCTGGCCCAGCGCCTGGGCGGCGAGGTCGTCAACGCCGACTCCATGCAGCTGTACCGGGGGATGGACATCGGTACCGCCAAGCTGACGCCGCAGGAGCGCGGCGGTGTCCCGCACCACCTGCTGGACATCTGGGACGTGACGGTCGCCGCGTCGGTCGCCGAGTACCAGAAACTGGCCCGCGCGCGGATCGACGCCCTGCTCGCCGAGGGTCGCTGGCCGGTCCTGGTCGGCGGCTCCGGCCTGTACGTCCGCGGAGCGGTCGACAATCTGGAGTTCCCCGGCACCGACCCCGAGGTCCGGGCCCGTCTTGAGGAGGAGCTGACGCTGCGCGGCCCGGGCGCGCTGCACGCGCGGCTGGCCGCCGCCGATCCCGACGCCGCCCGCGCGATCCTGCCCGGCAACGGCCGTCGCATCGTCCGGGCGCTGGAAGTGATCGAGATCACCGGCCGGCCCTTCACGGCCAACCTGCCCCGCCACGACTCCGTCTACGACACCGTCCAGATCGGGGTGGACGTGGCGCGTCCGGAGCTGGACGACCGCATCGCGCGGCGCGTCGACCGGATGTGGGAGGCGGGTCTCGTGGACGAGGTGCGCGCGCTGCAGGCGCGCGGCCTGCGCGAGGGGCGCACGGCGTCCCGCGCACTCGGCTACCAGCAGGTGCTGGCCGCGCTCGCCGGGGAGTGCACCGAAGCGGAAGCGCGGGCCGAGACCGTCCGTGCGACCAAACGCTTCGCGCGCCGTCAGGATTCGTGGTTCAGGCGGGATCCCCGGGTGCACTGGTTGAGTGGGGCCCTCGCGGACCGCGGGGAACTTCCGCAGCAGGCCCTGGCGTTGGTCGAACGACCGGTTACAGCCTGA
- the hflX gene encoding GTPase HflX, translating to MTSSSSPSQDTKRLAHAYPEGLRADALMEEDVAWSFESDGERDGDQLDRSERAALRRVAGLSTELEDVTEVEYRQLRLERVVLVGVWTTGTAQDADNSLAELAALAETAGAIVLDGVIQRRDKPDAATYIGSGKALELRDVVLETGADTVICDGELSPGQLIQLEDVVKVKVIDRTALILDIFAQHAKSREGKAQVALAQMQYMLPRLRGWGQSLSRQMGGGRGGLATRGPGETKIETDRRRIREKMAKMRREIADMKTGREVKRQERRRNKVPSVAIAGYTNAGKSSLLNRLTGAGVLVENALFATLDPTVRRAETPSGRLYTLADTVGFVRHLPHHLVEAFRSTMEEVGDSDLILHVVDGSHPNPEEQLAAVREVIRDVGATGVPEIVVINKADAADPLVLQRLLRVEKRSLAVSARTGQGIDKLLALIDDELPRPSVEVEAVVPYTHGKLVARAHTEGEVISEEHTAEGTLLKLRVHEELAADLAPYTVTTV from the coding sequence ATGACCTCCTCTTCTTCCCCTTCCCAGGACACCAAGCGCCTCGCGCACGCCTACCCCGAAGGTCTTCGGGCCGATGCCCTGATGGAAGAGGACGTCGCCTGGAGCTTCGAGAGCGACGGCGAGCGGGACGGCGACCAGTTGGACCGCTCCGAGCGTGCGGCCCTGCGCCGTGTGGCGGGCCTGTCCACCGAGCTGGAGGACGTCACCGAGGTCGAGTACCGCCAGCTCCGTCTGGAGCGGGTCGTGCTCGTCGGCGTGTGGACCACCGGCACCGCGCAGGACGCCGACAACTCCCTCGCGGAGCTGGCCGCCCTCGCCGAGACCGCGGGCGCGATCGTGCTCGACGGTGTCATCCAGCGCCGTGACAAGCCTGACGCGGCCACCTATATCGGCTCCGGCAAGGCCCTGGAGCTGCGCGACGTCGTCCTGGAGACGGGCGCGGACACCGTCATCTGCGACGGTGAGCTGAGCCCCGGCCAGCTGATCCAGCTTGAGGACGTCGTCAAGGTCAAGGTCATCGACCGTACGGCCCTGATCCTGGACATCTTCGCCCAGCACGCCAAGTCCCGTGAGGGCAAGGCGCAGGTCGCGCTCGCGCAGATGCAGTACATGCTGCCGCGGCTGCGCGGCTGGGGTCAGTCGCTGTCCCGGCAGATGGGCGGTGGCCGCGGCGGCCTCGCCACGCGTGGCCCCGGTGAGACCAAGATCGAGACGGACCGGCGGCGGATCCGCGAGAAGATGGCGAAGATGCGCCGGGAGATCGCGGACATGAAGACCGGCCGCGAGGTCAAGCGGCAGGAGCGCCGGCGCAACAAGGTGCCGTCCGTGGCGATCGCGGGCTATACCAACGCCGGCAAGTCCTCCCTGCTCAACCGCCTCACGGGTGCCGGTGTCCTGGTCGAGAACGCCCTGTTCGCGACCCTGGACCCGACCGTCCGCCGGGCGGAGACCCCGAGCGGCCGGCTGTACACCCTGGCGGACACCGTCGGCTTCGTCCGGCACCTGCCGCACCACCTGGTCGAGGCGTTCCGCTCCACCATGGAGGAGGTCGGCGACTCCGACCTGATCCTGCACGTGGTGGACGGCTCGCACCCGAACCCCGAGGAGCAGCTCGCCGCCGTGCGCGAGGTGATCCGGGACGTCGGTGCCACCGGCGTCCCCGAGATCGTCGTGATCAACAAGGCGGACGCGGCCGACCCGCTGGTCCTCCAGCGGCTGCTCCGGGTCGAGAAGCGCTCCCTCGCCGTCTCGGCCCGTACCGGCCAGGGCATCGACAAGCTCCTCGCCCTGATCGACGACGAGCTGCCCCGCCCCTCGGTCGAGGTCGAGGCGGTCGTGCCCTACACGCACGGCAAGCTGGTCGCCCGCGCCCACACCGAGGGCGAGGTGATCTCCGAGGAGCACACCGCGGAGGGCACCCTGCTCAAGCTCCGGGTGCACGAGGAGCTGGCGGCAGACCTGGCGCCGTACACGGTCACCACGGTCTGA